A single Salminus brasiliensis chromosome 20, fSalBra1.hap2, whole genome shotgun sequence DNA region contains:
- the LOC140541694 gene encoding uncharacterized protein isoform X2: MGKTKDKKTKRVSDVFLEMSPSSSFASESPEKRTLQTDTHNLSPRHLEMLTSSSEKPQKKHRKRDLPTQESENESYELQTEGELGKGTLKKRAKLRDEKVTHIHDTHISEVPSNNAAKPDLGDVDGSADEMSPLETPVKKKKKKEKLGQTEENVTYEESESDASRKKKRSKDKYKVEMDVTVKSDESEMTSEDRQGESGKKKKKKKEKRNKERNEDSSVLAEQMEVLGSAATAAQSHEMEDINVTTEPEENQSKKRRERKKNKAAHKETSLTTQERQTVPKTELEDDGYAAERVQIGTGFAKRRNSKGVTKQVDERLLEELKQFIPTVESREPEDINKMIHYDLPRYKEFKKRGIPLNRGRFTTKENETLMKNVDDFLALTGIDNATKLFFTHHFKEEQEQIKRLKKMHRFFAVIADGIPRSCHDVYARGRRVFDGSAHKGKFSKTEIHQLRALHTLHGNNWKKISELTGRSALSLEKRYSQLNLKEGYWSKAEVQRLLRSVRDHIISQVQPGVTDISSTRVSRQILYQGLPWRKIAAQVETRSWAKCREKWMSVLAVKMSSGAEHTEKNSDEIKVKLIKAKTVGALQHDGTINGSLIPVTALSENAIY, from the exons ATGGGAAAAACCAAGGATAAGAAAACGAAGAGGGTCAGTGATGTTTTTCTGGAGATGAGTCCCAGCAGCTCCTTTGCAAGTGAAAGTCCTGAAAAACGTACATTACAAACAGACACGCACAATTTGAGTCCAAGACACCTGGAGATGTTGACCAGCAGTTCAGAAAAGCCTCAAAAGAAGCACAGGAAAAGAGATCTGCCCACCCAGGAAAGTGAGAATGAAAGCTATGAACTTCAGACTGAAGGTGAACTGGGAAAAGGGACACTGAAAAAGAGGGCAAAATTAAGGGATGAGAAAGTAACTCATATTCACgacacacacatttctgaagTTCCTTCAAACAATGCTGCTAAACCTGACCTGGGAGATGTAGATGGTTCAGCAGATGAAATGTCTCCTCTTGAAACgcctgtgaaaaaaaagaaaaagaaagagaagctggGACAGACAGAGGAGAATGTTACATATGAAGAATCTGAAAGTGATGCCtcaagaaaaaagaagaggtCCAAGGACAAATACAAAGTAGAAATGGACGTAACCGTGAAGTCGGATGAAAGTGAGATGACGTCtgaagacagacagggagaatcgggcaagaaaaaaaagaaaaagaaagaaaagagaaataaagagagaaatgagGACTCCAGCGTTTTGGCAGAGCAGATGGAGGTATTGGGATCTGCTGCTACAGCAGCACAGTCCCATGAGATGGAGGATATCAATGTAACAACAGAACCAGAAGAAAATCAGAGCAAGAAAagacgagagagaaagaaaaacaaagcagCGCACAAGGAGACCAGTTTGACCACACAAGAGAGACAGACCGTTCCAAAAACTGAACTAGAGGATGATGGTTATGCTGCTGAGCGGGTACAAATCGGCACTGGTTTTGCCAAGAGGAGAAATAGCAAAGGAGTTACTAAACAGGTTGATGAACGTCTTCTGGAGGAACTTAAACAGTTTATTCCCACTGTAGAGTCACGAGAACCTGaggatataaataaaatgattcatTATGACCTGCCCAGGTATAAGGAGTTCAAGAAAAGGG GTATCCCCCTAAATCGCGGAAGGTTCACTACAAAGGAAAATGAGACTCTAATGAAGAACGTTGATGACTTCTTGGCCCTCACTGGGATAGACAATGCCACAAAGCTCTTCTTCACTCATCACTTTAAGGAAGAGCAGGAACAAATAAAAAGACTTAAAAAGATGCACAGATTCTTTGCAGTGATAG CGGATGGAATTCCCAGGTCCTGTCATGACGTTTATGCTCGTGGAAGAAGAGTTTTCGATGGCAGTGCTCACAAGGGCAA ATTTTCGAAGACAGAAATTCACCAACTTCGCGCTTTGCACACATTACATGGTAATAATTGGAAGAAGATTTCAGAGTTGACCGGAAGAAGCGCTCTCTCACTTGAGAAACGGTACTCTCAGCTCA ATTTAAAGGAAGGCTATTGGTCCAAGGCAGAGGTACAAAGACTGTTGAGATCTGTGCGGGATCATATAATCAGTCAGGTCCAACCTGGAGTCACCGATATCAGCTCAACCAGAGTCAGTAGACAAATACTTTACCAAGGGCTTCCTTGGCGGAAGATTGCTGCACAGGTAGAGACTCGCTCATGGGCCAAGTGCAGAGAGAAATG GATGTCCGTGCTGGCTGTAAAAATGTCCTCTGGAGCTGAGCACACAGAGAAGAACTCTGACGAGATCAAAGTAAAACTAATAAAAGC AAAAACAGTGGGGGCTCTACAACATGATGGGACAATTAATGGTTCTCTCATCCCTGTAACGGCTCTGTCAGAAAATGCTATTTACTAA
- the gsnb gene encoding gelsolin b, with amino-acid sequence MVYHPEFKKAGQQPGLQVWRIEKMDLVAVPENLYGSFYTGDTYIVLNTIKQRLGSLQYDLHFWQGSHCTTDESAAAAIFTVQMDDYLGGTPVQYREVQGYESKTFVGYFKSGLKYMQGGVASGFRHVTADEEGRQRVLHVTGRRIVRATEVPVSWDSFNKGDCFILDLGQELYQWCGTKSNHFERLKATSISKTIRDNERRGRAKLYICEEGAEPDKMLEILGPKPELPDTDCDDTETDASNRKMAKLYKVSDASGDMSVTLIVGENPFSQTALESSDCFILDHGSNGKIFFWKGKGASPEERSAGMKAAEEFIQKMGYPKHTQVQILPENGETPLFKQFFKVWRDVSQTEGMGKAYVPNKIAKIEKVPFDASTLHDSSAMAAQHGMVDKGDGEKKIWRIEGSDKVHIDPTTYGQFYGGDSYIIQYSYQHGGRQGQIIYIWQGEDSSQDEKGASSILAAQLDEELGGGAVQVRVVQGKEPPHLMSLFGEKPVVVYKGGTSRQGGQSAAAKIRLFQVRSSTAGHIRAIEVDPMASNLNSNDAFVLVDPSGSVLWVGKGTSDSERRGATQLSETLGVEVAEVAEGEEGDAFWEALAGKAEYRTSERLKIKMDSHPPRLFACSNKTGQFRIEEVPGEMTQEDLAPDDVMLLDTWDQVFVWIGKQAHEEEKTEAITSAARYIETHPAIRDKRTPIVKIMQGFEPPTFTGWFLGWDYDYWSCGPLERALAVLEH; translated from the exons atGGTTTACCATCCTGAGTTCAAGAAGGCAGGGCAGCAGCCTGGGCTGCAGGTTTGGAGGATTGAGAAAATGGATCTGGTGGCAGTTCCAGAGAATCTCTATGGAAGTTTCTACACTGGGGACACCTACATTGTCCTCAACACCATTAAGCAACGTTTGGGAAGTCTACAGTATGACCTCCACTTCTGGCAAG GCAGTCACTGCACAACAGATGAGAGTGCTGCAGCTGCCATTTTTACCGTCCAAATGGATGACTATCTCGGGGGAACACCTGTGCAGTATCGAGAGGTCCAGGGCTATGAATCAAAAACATTTGTGGGCTACTTCAAATCAGGGCTGAAGTATATG CAAGGTGGCGTGGCCTCAGGCTTCAGACACGTGACTGCAGATGAAGAAGGGAGACAAAGAGTCCTCCATGTTACAGGCAGAAGAATTGTGAGGGCCACTGAGGTTCCTGTGAGCTGGGACAGCTTCAACAAGGGCGATTGCTTCATCTTGGATCTGGGACAG GAACTATACCAGTGGTGTGGGACGAAGAGCAATCACTTTGAGAGGTTGAAAGCCACCAGTATTTCCAAAACCATCCGTGACAACGAGCGACGTGGAAGAGCAAAACTCTACATATGTGAAGAAGGGGCAGAGCCTGACAAGATGCTGGAG ATTCTTGGACCAAAGCCGGAGCTTCCTGATACAGACTGTGATGACACTGAAACAGATGCATCAAATCGGAAGATGGCCAAGTTATATAAA GTGTCTGATGCCAGTGGAGACATGTCTGTCACATTGATAGTGGGTGAGAACCCCTTCTCTCAGACTGCACTGGAGTCCTCTGACTGTTTCATCTTGGACCATGGCTCTAATGGCAAGATCTTCTTCTGGAAAG GTAAAGGGGCCAGTCCAGAAGAGAGGAGTGCAGGGATGAAGGCTGCAGAGGAGTTCATCCAGAAGATGGGCTATCCAAAACACACCCAGGTCCAGATCCTGCCTGAAAATGGGGAGACTCCTCTGTTCAAACAGTTCTTCAAGGTTTGGCGTGATGTGTCTCAGACTGAGGGAATGGGAAAAGCATATGTGCCTAACAAGATCGCCAAGATTGAGAAGGTGCCTTTTGATGCCTCTACATTGCATGACTCTAGTGCCATGGCTGCTCAGCATGGGATGGTGGACAAAGgggatggagagaaaaag ATTTGGAGGATTGAGGGCTCAGACAAGGTGCACATCGACCCCACTACCTATGGACAGTTCTATGGAGGAGACAGTTACATCATCCAGTACAGCTACCAGCATGGGGGACGCCAGGGCCAGATTATCTACATTTG GCAGGGAGAAGATTCCAGCCAAGATGAGAAAGGTGCTTCCTCCATCTTGGCCGCTCAGCTGGATGAGGAATTGGGTGGAGGAGCAGTGCAG GTGCGAGTGGTTCAAGGTAAAGAACCTCCTCACCTCATGAGTCTTTTTGGAGAAAAGCCAGTGGTGGTGTACAAAGGTGGAACGTCCAGACAAGGCGGCCAGTCAGCGGCTGCCAAGATCCGTCTCTTCCAAGTGCGGTCCAGCACTGCTGGGCATATACGGGCCATTGAG GTTGACCCCATGGCCTCCAATCTCAACTCCAATGATGCCTTCGTTTTGGTGGACCCATCAGGCTCAGTGCTGTGGGTCGGTAAAGGGACCAGTGATTCTGAGAGACGTGGCGCTACACAGCTCAGTGAAACCTTAGGGGTAGAGGTTGCTGAAGTGGCAGAGGGTGAAGAGGGAG ATGCCTTCTGGGAAGCTCTGGCAGGGAAAGCAGAGTATCGCACCTCTGAAAGACTGAAGATCAAAATGGACTCTCATCCTCCTCGTCTGTTTGCTTGTTCTAACAAAACAGGACAGTTCAGG ATCGAGGAAGTACCAGGGGAGATGACTCAAGAAGATCTGGCTCCTGATGATGTCATGCTCCTGGACACCTGGGACCAG GTCTTTGTATGGATTGGAAAACAAGCCCATGAAGAGGAGAAGACTGAGGCAATTACATCAG CTGCCCGATACATTGAAACACACCCTGCCATCAGGGACAAGAGGACTCCCATTGTGAAAATAATGCAGGGCTTTGAGCCTCCAACCTTCACTGGATGGTTCCTAGGATGGGATTATGACTACTGGAGCTGTGGTCCACTGGAACGAGCTCTGGCTGTTCTGGAGCATTGA
- the LOC140541694 gene encoding transcription termination factor 1-like isoform X1, whose product MGKTKDKKTKRVSDVFLEMSPSSSFASESPEKRTLQTDTHNLSPRHLEMLTSSSEKPQKKHRKRDLPTQESENESYELQTEGELGKGTLKKRAKLRDEKVTHIHDTHISEVPSNNAAKPDLGDVDGSADEMSPLETPVKKKKKKEKLGQTEENVTYEESESDASRKKKRSKDKYKVEMDVTVKSDESEMTSEDRQGESGKKKKKKKEKRNKERNEDSSVLAEQMEVLGSAATAAQSHEMEDINVTTEPEENQSKKRRERKKNKAAHKETSLTTQERQTVPKTELEDDGYAAERVQIGTGFAKRRNSKGVTKQVDERLLEELKQFIPTVESREPEDINKMIHYDLPRYKEFKKRGIPLNRGRFTTKENETLMKNVDDFLALTGIDNATKLFFTHHFKEEQEQIKRLKKMHRFFAVIADGIPRSCHDVYARGRRVFDGSAHKGKFSKTEIHQLRALHTLHGNNWKKISELTGRSALSLEKRYSQLNLKEGYWSKAEVQRLLRSVRDHIISQVQPGVTDISSTRVSRQILYQGLPWRKIAAQVETRSWAKCREKWMSVLAVKMSSGAEHTEKNSDEIKVKLIKAMYEMQVDDVAYVNWDALTAVIGDVPPSYVQRKWHKLKVCHVPHWQSKCFGDIIDFLYEKVLPCLEKELKHNDDRNVMQLKKSQQTTFLLSDIFQDINDQDIEEAEEQDEDGGGEENSEN is encoded by the exons ATGGGAAAAACCAAGGATAAGAAAACGAAGAGGGTCAGTGATGTTTTTCTGGAGATGAGTCCCAGCAGCTCCTTTGCAAGTGAAAGTCCTGAAAAACGTACATTACAAACAGACACGCACAATTTGAGTCCAAGACACCTGGAGATGTTGACCAGCAGTTCAGAAAAGCCTCAAAAGAAGCACAGGAAAAGAGATCTGCCCACCCAGGAAAGTGAGAATGAAAGCTATGAACTTCAGACTGAAGGTGAACTGGGAAAAGGGACACTGAAAAAGAGGGCAAAATTAAGGGATGAGAAAGTAACTCATATTCACgacacacacatttctgaagTTCCTTCAAACAATGCTGCTAAACCTGACCTGGGAGATGTAGATGGTTCAGCAGATGAAATGTCTCCTCTTGAAACgcctgtgaaaaaaaagaaaaagaaagagaagctggGACAGACAGAGGAGAATGTTACATATGAAGAATCTGAAAGTGATGCCtcaagaaaaaagaagaggtCCAAGGACAAATACAAAGTAGAAATGGACGTAACCGTGAAGTCGGATGAAAGTGAGATGACGTCtgaagacagacagggagaatcgggcaagaaaaaaaagaaaaagaaagaaaagagaaataaagagagaaatgagGACTCCAGCGTTTTGGCAGAGCAGATGGAGGTATTGGGATCTGCTGCTACAGCAGCACAGTCCCATGAGATGGAGGATATCAATGTAACAACAGAACCAGAAGAAAATCAGAGCAAGAAAagacgagagagaaagaaaaacaaagcagCGCACAAGGAGACCAGTTTGACCACACAAGAGAGACAGACCGTTCCAAAAACTGAACTAGAGGATGATGGTTATGCTGCTGAGCGGGTACAAATCGGCACTGGTTTTGCCAAGAGGAGAAATAGCAAAGGAGTTACTAAACAGGTTGATGAACGTCTTCTGGAGGAACTTAAACAGTTTATTCCCACTGTAGAGTCACGAGAACCTGaggatataaataaaatgattcatTATGACCTGCCCAGGTATAAGGAGTTCAAGAAAAGGG GTATCCCCCTAAATCGCGGAAGGTTCACTACAAAGGAAAATGAGACTCTAATGAAGAACGTTGATGACTTCTTGGCCCTCACTGGGATAGACAATGCCACAAAGCTCTTCTTCACTCATCACTTTAAGGAAGAGCAGGAACAAATAAAAAGACTTAAAAAGATGCACAGATTCTTTGCAGTGATAG CGGATGGAATTCCCAGGTCCTGTCATGACGTTTATGCTCGTGGAAGAAGAGTTTTCGATGGCAGTGCTCACAAGGGCAA ATTTTCGAAGACAGAAATTCACCAACTTCGCGCTTTGCACACATTACATGGTAATAATTGGAAGAAGATTTCAGAGTTGACCGGAAGAAGCGCTCTCTCACTTGAGAAACGGTACTCTCAGCTCA ATTTAAAGGAAGGCTATTGGTCCAAGGCAGAGGTACAAAGACTGTTGAGATCTGTGCGGGATCATATAATCAGTCAGGTCCAACCTGGAGTCACCGATATCAGCTCAACCAGAGTCAGTAGACAAATACTTTACCAAGGGCTTCCTTGGCGGAAGATTGCTGCACAGGTAGAGACTCGCTCATGGGCCAAGTGCAGAGAGAAATG GATGTCCGTGCTGGCTGTAAAAATGTCCTCTGGAGCTGAGCACACAGAGAAGAACTCTGACGAGATCAAAGTAAAACTAATAAAAGC GATGTATGAAATGCAAGTAGATGATGTTGCCTATGTCAACTGGGATGCTTTGACAGCAGTGATTGG AGATGTTCCTCCTTCGTATGTGCAAAGAAAATGGCACAAACTCAAAGTTTGTCATGTGCCACACTGGCAGTCCAAATGTTTCGGAG ATATAATCGACTTTCTTTATGAGAAAGTCCTGCCATGCCTCGAAAAGGAGCTAAAACACAATGATGACCGTAATGTAATGCAGCTCAAGAAAAGCCAACAGACGACCTTCCTGCTCTCAGACATCTTCCAGGATATTAACGACCAAGATATTGAGGAGGCGGAAGAGCAGGATGAGGATGGTGGCGGTGAAGAAAACAGTGAGAACTAA
- the rab14 gene encoding ras-related protein Rab-14, translating into MTTAPYNYSYIFKYIIIGDMGVGKSCLLHQFTEKKFMADCPHTIGVEFGTRIIEVSGQKVKLQIWDTAGQERFRAVTRSYYRGAAGALMVYDITRRSTYNHLSSWLTDARNLTNPNTVIILIGNKADLEAQRDVTYEEAKQFAEENGLLFLEASAKTGENVEDAFLEAAKKIYQNIQDGSLDLNAAESGVQHKPTAPQGGRLSSDAQPQKEGCSC; encoded by the exons ATGACGACTGCGCCGTATAACTACTCCTATATTTTCAAATACATCATCATTG GTGACATGGGAGTTGGAAAGTCGTGTTTGCTTCACcaatttacagaaaagaaat TTATGGCGGACTGCCCTCACACAATTGGAGTGGAGTTTGGCACGCGGATAATCGAGGTGAGCGGTCAGAAGGTGAAGCTGCAAATTTGGGACACGGCGGGTCAGGAGCGATTCCGTGCGGTTACTCGGAGCTACTACAGAGGAGCCGCTGGTGCACTCATGGTGTATGACATTACCAG GAGAAGCACATACAACCACCTCAGCAGCTGGCTGACTGATGCGAGGAATCTCACCAACCCTAATACA GTGATCATTCTTATTGGTAATAAAGCAGACCTCGAAGCCCAGCGAGATGTGACATATGAGGAGGCCAAGCAGTTTGCTGAAGAGAatg GCCTGTTGTTCCTTGAGGCGAGTGCAAAAAC AGGTGAGAATGTGGAAGATGCATTCCTGGAGGCAGCCAAGAAGATCTACCAGAACATTCAGGATGGTAGCCTGGACCTGAACGCAGCAGAGTCGGGGGTCCAGCACAAGCCCACTGCCCCGCAGGGCGGACGCCTATCCAGCGACGCACAGCCCCAGAAGGAGGGCTGCAGCTGTTAA